The Thermoanaerobaculia bacterium genome contains a region encoding:
- a CDS encoding MBL fold metallo-hydrolase produces MNDLTETRIRENIAVLTLGGEEMTTSWGANCTAIGGAHATLVVDPLIAPAHARAVEEAVTRIFAAPVRWVVLTHHHTDHALGSSWFARNGATVVAHAQCRRGIETFHPAIVAERKRDPALAGLFADAECLPPALTFSGELTIDLGGVGVRVFHTGHGHTAGDAAVHVPAESVVVTGDLVSNGYHVNFEDASLEGFEAGLERLLSIGAATYVPGHGAPGGAEIVEAERKYLTRIRELVREDGSGAERVERIRRAFPGFLLEMVLPDTARRFSAP; encoded by the coding sequence ATGAACGATCTGACCGAGACCCGGATCCGCGAGAACATCGCCGTCCTCACGTTGGGCGGCGAGGAGATGACGACGAGCTGGGGCGCCAACTGCACCGCGATCGGGGGCGCTCATGCGACGCTCGTCGTCGATCCCCTGATCGCGCCGGCGCACGCGCGGGCGGTCGAAGAGGCGGTCACGCGGATTTTCGCGGCGCCGGTGCGGTGGGTCGTGCTGACGCATCATCACACCGATCACGCGCTCGGCTCCTCCTGGTTCGCGCGGAACGGGGCGACGGTCGTCGCGCACGCCCAATGCCGGCGCGGGATCGAGACGTTCCATCCGGCGATCGTCGCCGAGCGGAAGCGCGACCCGGCGCTCGCCGGGCTCTTCGCCGACGCGGAGTGTCTCCCTCCCGCCCTGACTTTTTCCGGAGAGCTCACGATCGACCTCGGCGGCGTCGGGGTTCGGGTGTTCCACACCGGCCACGGACACACGGCGGGAGACGCGGCCGTCCATGTTCCCGCGGAATCCGTCGTCGTGACCGGAGACCTCGTCTCGAACGGGTATCACGTCAACTTCGAGGACGCCTCGCTCGAGGGCTTCGAGGCCGGCCTCGAAAGGCTGCTTTCGATCGGCGCCGCGACGTACGTCCCCGGGCACGGCGCGCCGGGAGGAGCGGAGATCGTGGAAGCGGAACGGAAGTACCTGACGCGAATCCGCGAGCTCGTCCGCGAAGACGGATCGGGAGCGGAACGGGTCGAGCGCATCCGCCGCGCCTTCCCCGGCTTCCTCCTCGAAATGGTCCTTCCGGACACGGCGCGGCGGTTCTCGGCGCCCTAG
- a CDS encoding transferrin receptor-like dimerization domain-containing protein: MKRLPTVLMAVFLLAAAARADEKSAIRGFLAGSAADETARETAFRSAIDPNTIRETMRTLSARPHHTGSEQDRINAEWILDRFRSFGWDAKIETFDVLFPTPSERILEMTAPVQFTAKLAEPAVAEDPTSSQKSEQLPTYNAYSIDGDVTAPLVYVNYGIPADYEELDRLGVSVAGKIAIARYGHSWRGIKPKVAAEHGAVGCIIYSDPHEDGYREGDVFPKGPFRPPDGVQRGSVADMPLYPGDPETPGTGSVPGGKRLALSEAKTLTKIPVMPISYADAEPMLRRLDGPMAPDGWRGALPFSYHVGPGAATVHLRVKSHWDVKPVRDVVATLRGAQFPDDWIVRGNHYDAWVNGAEDPISGQSAMLEEARALGDLWKKGWRPKRTIVYCAWDGEEPGLLGSTEWAETHADELSRKAVVYINSDSNARGFWNAGASHSLQRFFQGVAESVTDPESRVSIAERLRRRAISEAARRERAGERDSEEAPTPEEVRGRKENPVDALGSGSDYTVFIDHLGIASANVGFDGEDDGGIYHSIYDDFFWYTHFSDRDFVYGRALAQAAGTAVLRLAGADLLPFDFEALSEAVAHYIRDIRRQAEKERAEVREKNREIEEGVFAAIDDPRRPTIAPKEAPVPPVIGFAPLENAQAKLADAAKAFDRAFDAALAAGARPEILAAANEKLKRAERTLLSDAGLPGRPWFRHQVYAPGFYTGYGVKTLPAVREAVEQKKWDLAEREVARVAGVIEKEAALVADIAAGLGKAPR; encoded by the coding sequence ATGAAACGTCTCCCGACCGTCCTGATGGCCGTATTCCTTCTCGCCGCGGCGGCGCGCGCCGACGAGAAGTCGGCGATCCGCGGCTTCCTCGCCGGCTCCGCGGCGGACGAGACCGCGCGCGAGACCGCGTTCCGCTCCGCGATCGATCCGAACACGATCCGCGAAACGATGCGCACGCTTTCCGCGCGCCCGCACCACACCGGGTCCGAGCAGGACCGGATCAATGCCGAATGGATCCTCGATCGGTTCCGAAGCTTCGGCTGGGACGCGAAGATCGAGACCTTCGACGTCCTCTTCCCCACGCCCTCCGAACGGATCCTCGAGATGACCGCGCCCGTGCAGTTCACGGCGAAGCTGGCGGAGCCGGCGGTTGCCGAGGACCCGACTTCGAGTCAGAAATCCGAGCAACTCCCCACCTACAACGCCTATTCGATCGACGGCGACGTTACGGCGCCGCTCGTGTATGTCAACTACGGAATCCCGGCCGACTACGAGGAGCTCGACCGGCTCGGGGTGAGTGTCGCCGGAAAGATCGCGATCGCCCGTTACGGGCATTCGTGGCGGGGGATCAAGCCGAAGGTCGCGGCCGAGCACGGCGCCGTCGGCTGCATCATCTATTCCGACCCGCACGAGGACGGCTACCGCGAAGGAGACGTCTTCCCGAAGGGGCCGTTCCGGCCGCCGGACGGCGTGCAGCGCGGGAGCGTCGCCGACATGCCGCTCTATCCGGGCGATCCCGAAACTCCCGGCACGGGATCGGTCCCGGGCGGGAAGCGCCTGGCGCTTTCGGAAGCGAAGACTTTGACGAAGATCCCCGTCATGCCGATTTCCTACGCCGACGCGGAACCGATGCTCCGGCGCCTCGACGGGCCGATGGCGCCGGACGGCTGGCGCGGCGCGCTTCCTTTTTCGTACCACGTCGGGCCGGGAGCGGCGACGGTCCATCTGCGCGTGAAGTCTCACTGGGACGTCAAGCCCGTCCGGGACGTCGTCGCGACCCTCCGGGGCGCGCAATTCCCGGACGACTGGATCGTGCGCGGCAATCACTACGACGCGTGGGTCAACGGCGCCGAAGACCCGATCTCCGGCCAATCCGCGATGCTCGAGGAGGCGCGCGCGCTCGGCGATCTCTGGAAGAAAGGGTGGCGGCCGAAGCGGACGATCGTCTACTGCGCGTGGGACGGCGAGGAGCCGGGCCTCCTCGGCTCGACCGAGTGGGCGGAGACGCATGCGGACGAGCTTTCCCGGAAGGCCGTCGTCTACATCAATTCCGACTCGAACGCGCGCGGGTTCTGGAACGCCGGCGCATCGCACAGTCTCCAGCGCTTTTTCCAGGGTGTGGCCGAATCCGTGACGGACCCCGAGAGCCGGGTGTCGATCGCCGAGCGGCTGCGGCGGCGCGCGATCTCCGAAGCGGCGCGGCGGGAACGCGCGGGGGAACGGGATTCGGAGGAAGCGCCCACCCCGGAGGAGGTCCGCGGCCGGAAAGAGAATCCGGTGGACGCGCTCGGGTCCGGATCCGATTACACGGTATTCATCGACCACCTCGGAATCGCTTCCGCGAACGTCGGGTTCGACGGCGAGGACGACGGCGGCATCTACCACTCGATCTACGACGATTTCTTCTGGTACACCCATTTCTCGGACCGTGATTTCGTGTACGGCCGGGCGCTCGCGCAAGCCGCGGGAACCGCGGTGCTCCGCCTGGCCGGCGCGGACCTCCTGCCCTTCGACTTCGAAGCGCTCTCCGAGGCGGTCGCTCACTACATCCGCGACATCCGCCGCCAGGCCGAGAAGGAGCGCGCCGAGGTGCGCGAGAAGAACCGCGAGATCGAGGAGGGTGTCTTTGCCGCCATCGACGACCCGCGGCGGCCGACGATCGCCCCGAAGGAAGCGCCGGTCCCTCCGGTGATCGGTTTCGCTCCGCTCGAGAACGCGCAGGCGAAGCTCGCCGACGCGGCGAAGGCGTTCGACCGGGCGTTCGACGCCGCGCTCGCCGCGGGAGCGCGCCCGGAGATTCTCGCGGCGGCCAACGAGAAGTTGAAACGCGCCGAACGGACGCTGCTTTCCGACGCGGGCCTCCCGGGCCGCCCGTGGTTCCGGCACCAGGTGTATGCGCCCGGTTTCTACACGGGATACGGAGTCAAGACGCTGCCGGCCGTGCGCGAGGCCGTCGAGCAGAAGAAATGGGACCTCGCCGAGCGCGAGGTCGCCCGAGTCGCCGGGGTGATCGAGAAGGAGGCGGCGTTGGTCGCCGATATCGCCGCCGGGCTCGGGAAGGCTCCGAGGTAG
- a CDS encoding RNA polymerase sigma factor → MTNGGLSGVSTTMIAMTDEIPRSPAGKIVDAAPAGDAGVGLWRRLFSELASGRTSAIEELYDVCSRQVFGLAVWRTGSIEDANDVVQELFVRLVQRRGDLSGVANPRAWLLSVARRLAVDVTRRKKRRPTSSLEDCPLLVAAENDPGRAIDAARASRWMAALPSAQREAIYLRHFADCTFETIGDITHVPTFTAASRYRLGMARLRKRMGEEK, encoded by the coding sequence ATGACAAACGGTGGACTCTCGGGCGTCTCTACTACCATGATCGCCATGACCGACGAGATTCCCCGAAGTCCCGCGGGGAAGATCGTGGACGCCGCTCCGGCGGGGGACGCCGGTGTTGGCCTCTGGCGACGACTGTTCTCGGAGCTGGCGAGCGGCCGGACTTCCGCCATCGAGGAGCTCTACGACGTCTGCTCACGACAGGTCTTCGGGCTCGCCGTCTGGAGGACGGGATCGATCGAGGACGCAAACGACGTCGTCCAGGAGCTCTTCGTCAGGCTCGTCCAACGACGCGGCGATCTTTCAGGGGTGGCGAACCCCAGGGCATGGCTGCTTTCCGTCGCGCGCCGCCTGGCGGTCGACGTGACCCGGCGAAAGAAACGCCGGCCGACGAGCTCCCTCGAAGATTGCCCTTTGCTCGTCGCGGCGGAAAACGATCCGGGACGCGCGATCGACGCCGCCCGGGCGTCGCGTTGGATGGCCGCGCTTCCTTCGGCGCAGCGCGAGGCGATCTACCTGCGGCACTTCGCCGATTGCACGTTCGAGACGATCGGCGACATCACCCACGTTCCGACATTCACGGCCGCGAGCCGCTACCGGCTCGGGATGGCGAGGCTTCGCAAACGCATGGGAGAAGAGAAATGA
- the ychF gene encoding redox-regulated ATPase YchF, with translation MLRAGIVGLPNVGKSTLFNALTKTRKAEAANYPFCTIDPNVGVVTVPDERLEPLAKIVKTQVLIPATVEFVDIAGLVAGASKGEGLGNKFLSHIREVDAIVEVVRCFEDKDIIHVSGKIDPVADIETITTELVLADLETVGKALEKAERLAKGNNKEAKAEADLARRMQAHLDAGRPAIEFDFGPEDREIAARRWFLLSMKPTLFACNVAESDLTNAEKLPAVQAVMEFAERHAGSEAIVISAQIEAELSELSDAEAAEYLKSLGVLESGVGRLIRATYHLLGLRTFLTAGEKEVRAWTIHQGDTAPRAAGVIHSDFERGFIRAETVAYKDLIDTGSMAAAREKGIVRQEGKEYVVQDGDVMLFKFNV, from the coding sequence ATGCTGCGCGCCGGGATCGTGGGACTGCCCAACGTCGGGAAATCGACGCTCTTCAACGCGCTGACGAAGACGCGCAAGGCCGAGGCCGCGAACTACCCGTTCTGCACGATCGACCCCAACGTCGGGGTCGTGACCGTTCCCGACGAACGGCTGGAGCCGCTCGCGAAGATCGTCAAGACGCAGGTCCTGATCCCGGCGACGGTCGAGTTCGTCGACATCGCCGGCCTCGTCGCGGGTGCGTCGAAGGGGGAAGGGCTCGGCAACAAGTTCCTCTCGCACATCCGCGAGGTCGACGCGATCGTCGAGGTCGTCCGCTGCTTCGAGGACAAGGACATCATTCACGTCTCGGGGAAAATCGACCCGGTCGCCGACATCGAGACGATCACGACGGAGCTCGTCCTGGCCGATCTCGAGACCGTCGGCAAGGCGCTCGAGAAGGCCGAGCGGCTCGCCAAGGGGAACAACAAGGAGGCGAAGGCGGAGGCCGATCTCGCGCGGCGGATGCAGGCGCATCTCGACGCCGGACGCCCGGCGATCGAGTTCGATTTCGGCCCCGAAGATCGCGAGATCGCGGCGAGGCGCTGGTTCCTCCTGTCGATGAAGCCCACGCTCTTCGCCTGCAACGTCGCCGAGTCCGACCTCACCAACGCCGAGAAGCTCCCGGCCGTGCAGGCGGTCATGGAATTCGCGGAGCGGCACGCCGGGAGCGAGGCGATCGTCATCTCCGCGCAGATCGAGGCGGAGCTCTCCGAGCTCTCCGACGCGGAGGCGGCCGAGTACTTGAAGTCCCTCGGCGTCCTGGAGTCGGGTGTCGGGCGGCTGATCCGAGCGACGTATCACCTGCTCGGCCTTCGAACGTTCCTGACGGCCGGCGAGAAGGAGGTCCGCGCGTGGACGATCCACCAGGGGGACACCGCCCCCAGGGCGGCCGGCGTGATCCACTCCGACTTCGAGCGCGGGTTCATTCGCGCGGAGACGGTCGCGTACAAGGACCTGATCGACACCGGATCGATGGCGGCCGCGCGCGAAAAAGGGATCGTCCGGCAGGAGGGGAAGGAGTACGTGGTGCAGGACGGCGACGTGATGCTGTTCAAATTCAATGTGTGA